A single region of the Triticum dicoccoides isolate Atlit2015 ecotype Zavitan chromosome 2B, WEW_v2.0, whole genome shotgun sequence genome encodes:
- the LOC119360184 gene encoding uncharacterized protein LOC119360184 — translation MEAAISVVTAELVSRFISFLKNKYQSSLNHAESEEKVRERLQHLLMRVSIVMEEADGRYITNSGMLLQLKMLSEARYKSFQDSVGFDKVSVNDSSSSSLYLAIPFKRSRTYRENDDKAMRLESDGALESLEIVVAHMAEFVVLLTGCERMSRRLYDVYLYITNFMFGRHAEKQKLLTFLLEHNNPPGDHALAVLPVIGGVGVGKKTLVAHVCGNERVRSRLSSILHLNGNNLMTILDHGRSMFGMMLVVIEFASDVDDDEWKRFHSFLIRVSRGSRIIIISKLTRLARFGSVQPIFLSVLSYDELRYLFKTLAFGNIDPTEYPQLVKIADGFAKELHTMQGALVATNMYADVLRRNLDVLFWRCILDRGIRYVKRNISIYGVHPSTLLEQGHPVDITDFALHPLSMRRYTINASIKEESPSVTLGELLADPSIRPKKNFILISWESRIPPRNTFARFVTSHAEDTSEGSALHPGRKRQGVPI, via the coding sequence ATGGAAGCTGCCATATCTGTAGTCACTGCTGAACTAGTGAGCCGTTTCATCTCCTTCCTGAAGAACAAGTACCAATCCTCCTTGAACCATGCCGAATCCGAGGAGAAGGTGAGGGAGAGATTGCAGCACCTCCTGATGAGAGTCAGCATCGTCATGGAGGAGGCGGATGGGCGGTACATAACCAACTCTGGGATGTTATTGCAACTCAAGATGCTCTCAGAGGCCAGGTACAAATCCTTTCAAGACAGTGTAGGCTTTGACAAGGTTAGCGTCAACGACTCATCTAGTAGCAGCTTGTATTTAGCTATTCCTTTCAAGCGTTCTCGAACATATAGAGAAAATGATGACAAGGCCATGCGCCTCGAGTCAGATGGTGCCTTGGAAAGCTTAGAAATTGTTGTTGCTCACATGGCAGAATTTGTTGTGCTTCTGACTGGATGTGAGCGCATGTCTCGTAGGCTATACGATGTTTATCTTTACATCACCAACTTCATGTTCGGCCGACACGCCGAAAAGCAAAAGCTCTTGACCTTCTTGTTGGAGCACAACAACCCTCCTGGTGATCATGCACTAGCAGTTCTTCCAGTCATAGGTGGTGTTGGAGTTGGGAAGAAAACATTGGTTGCTCATGTGTGTGGCAACGAGAGGGTTCGCTCACGCCTCTCCTCTATTTTGCACTTGAATGGAAACAACCTCATGACGATACTTGACCACGGAAGGAGCATGTTTGGGATGATGTTGGTAGTTATTGAGTTTGCTTCTGATGTGGATGACGATGAATGGAAAAGGTTTCACTCCTTTCTCATAAGAGTCAGCAGAGGAAGCAGAATCATCATCATAAGTAAACTTACAAGATTAGCCCGGTTTGGATCAGTGCAACCTATTTTTCTAAGTGTTTTGTCTTATGATGAGTTGAGATATCTTTTCAAGACACTGGCATTCGGGAACATAGATCCCACAGAATATCCACAACTAGTAAAAATAGCAGATGGGTTTGCCAAGGAGTTGCACACTATGCAAGGCGCACTTGTCGCAACAAATATGTACGCAGATGTCTTGAGAAGGAACCTCGATGTTCTGTTCTGGCGTTGCATATTGGACAGGGGAATAAGATATGTTAAAAGAAACATCTCCATATATGGCGTGCACCCAAGCACGCTTCTAGAACAAGGCCACCCAGTGGACATAACGGACTTTGCTTTGCACCCACTTAGCATGAGACGTTATACAATTAATGCTTCAATCAAGGAGGAATCACCAAGTGTGACATTGGGGGAACTTCTAGCTGATCCTAGCATTAGGCCCAAAAAAAATTTCATTCTAATTTCATGGGAATCAAGGATACCCCCTCGCAACACATTTGCCCGCTTTGTTACAAGTCATGCTGAGGACACAAGTGAAGGTAGTGCTTTACATCCCGGGAGGAAACGACAAGGAGTGCCCATCTAA